One window of the Rhipicephalus sanguineus isolate Rsan-2018 chromosome 4, BIME_Rsan_1.4, whole genome shotgun sequence genome contains the following:
- the LOC119389977 gene encoding ankyrin repeat and MYND domain-containing protein 2, with amino-acid sequence MAPPAKGELTDAEKDLYKAIQAGDVAEARTLVNRVRIDCLDEHGMTPLQHAAYRGNHDLCKLFLECGADVNSHYHDSGYTALMFAGLAGRADVVSLLLEHGASTTAVNSLGRTAAQMAAFVSNHDVVAIINNFLPREELEYYARPQGLEKEPKLPASLVAPLYQLIVRTNIHPVRVALYLQQKRELLDESSKVERVLNLLCEKQMKATSAEPNEMLALKFHHLAFLIRTCSKFVRDRAATAGGSNAEGDKSNKKASSSGLLEPLIKTWLRGRDEDDFPVVLEKLLRQSVREFPYHECSILQQLVHTLSGVEVGNEPSAISILAEAVRGQKGFDQGASCTACGEPQADKRCSACKSVQYCGAPCQKLHWFTHKRHCARLAEEYKKALAEKEAQEEKESTTTEQTTEESSNGRPDESNDTQSTSECTSATPIETA; translated from the exons ATGGCTCCTCCGGCGAAAGGCGAGCTCACCGATGCCGAGAAAGACCTCTACAAAGCGATCCAGGCCGGCGATGTCGCCGAGGCGCGAACGCTCGTGAACCGCGTGCGTATCGACTGCCTCGACGAGCACGGGATGACGCCGCTACAACACGCCGCGTACCGCGGCAACCACGACCTCTGCAAGCTGTTCCTCGAGTGCGGCGCCGACGTCAACTCGCACTACCACGACTCCGGCTACACGGCGCTCATGTTCGCGGGCCTGGCCGGACGCGCCGACGTCGTAAGCCTTCTGCTCGAGCACGGCGCCTCCACGACCGCCGTCAACTCTCTCGGCCGGACGGCGGCGCAGATGGCGGCGTTCGTGAGTAACCACGACGTGGTGGCCATCATCAACAACTTCTTGCCCCGCGAGGAACTGGAATACTACGCACGGCCCCAGGGACTCGAGAAGGAGCCCAAGTTGCCGGCGTCGCTGGTAGCGCCCCTGTACCAGCTCATCGTACGCACCAACATCCACCCCGTGCGAGTCGCGCTCTACCTGCAACAAAAGCGCGAGCTGCTCGATGAGTCGTCCAAGGTGGAGCGCGTACTGAACCTGCTCTGCGAGAAGCAGATGAAGGCCACCAGCGCGGAGCCCAACGAAATGCTGGCGCTCAAGTTTCACCACCTGGCCTTCCTCATCAGGACGTGTTCCAAGTTCGTACGCGACCGCGCCGCGACGGCTGGCGGCAGCAACGCCGAAGGCGACAAGTCCAACAAgaaggcgtcgtcgtcgggcCTTCTCGAGCCTCTCATCAAGACGTGGTTGCGCGGGCGGGACGAAGATGACTTCCCCGTGGTTCTCGAAAAGCTGTTGCGCCAGTCCGTGCGCGAATTTCCCTACCACGAGTGTTCCATTCTCCAGCAGCTGGTGCACACGCTCTCCGGTGTCGAG GTTGGCAATGAGCCAAGTGCCATCTCCATTTTGGCCGAGGCGGTGCGCGGCCAGAAGGGTTTCGACCAGGGAGCCTCGTGCACGGCCTGCGGCGAGCCCCAAGCTGACAAGCGCTGCTCCGCCTGCAAGTCCGTGCAGTACTGTGGAGCACCCTGCCAGAAATTGCACTGGTTCACACACAAGCGTCACTGTGCTCGTCTCGCCGAGGAATACAAGAAGGCTCTTGCCGAGAAAGAGGCCCAAGAAGAGAAAGAGTCGACGACGACGGAGCAGACTACCGAGGAATCGTCCAATGGCCGCCCCGACGAGTCCAACGACACCCAGTCAACCAGTGAATGTACGAGTGCCACGCCCATAGAGACTGCTTGA